From one Musa acuminata AAA Group cultivar baxijiao chromosome BXJ2-6, Cavendish_Baxijiao_AAA, whole genome shotgun sequence genomic stretch:
- the LOC135613906 gene encoding uncharacterized protein LOC135613906 encodes MKTTHKDQSKYCRFHYDYGHDTEDCHDLYNQIEELIRRGHLRRYLKKPREATPRPRGPIERQIDINFGGPAADDNSSATRKAYARSAVEKRLWPELEPEITFGAKEVECSHHDNALVISIRIANTRVKRVMVDIRSSADVLYLDVFKKLSLTKEDPPLWHRHSLDSRGIPSPCSGPPSPLSPSRKI; translated from the coding sequence ATGAAAACTACTCACAAAGATCAGtccaaatattgcaggttccactATGACTATGGCCATGACACGGAAGACTGCCACGACCTCTATAATCAAATTGAGGAACTGATCCGGAGAGGTCACCTCAGGCGCTATCTTAAGAAACCCCGAGAAGCGACTCCACGCCCTAGGGGACCCATCGAAAGACAGATCGACATCAACTTTGGAGGACCAGCAGCCGACGACAACAGCTCAGCGACGAGGAAGGCCTACGCTCGAAGCGCGGTCGAGAAACGTCTCTGGCCCGAGCTCGAGCCTGAAATCACTTTCGGAGCCAAAGAAGTCGAGTGCTCCCATCATGATAatgctttggtgatctccattcGGATCGCCAACACTCGGGTCAAAAGGGTGATGGTCGACATCAGGAGTTCCGCCGACGTCCTGTACCTCGATGTCTTCAAGAAGCTCAGTTTGACCAAGGAGGACCCACCCCTATGGCATCGACACTCACTGGATTCACGGGGGATTCCATCTCCTTGCTCAGGACCGCCATCCCCCCTGTCACCATCGAGGAAGATCTGA